The following nucleotide sequence is from Pseudonocardia abyssalis.
CAGACCGCCCGCGGCCAGCACGACGGCGGGCAGACCCTCGACGTCGCGCGAGGACAGCACGAAGTACGACGCCGCCCCGACCATCGCCCCCAGGGCCCACAGCACCCCGACGACGCTGACGTCGGCGCCGGACAGCACGTCGAGTACGAGCACCAGACCGGCGGCCCCGAGCACGGCACCGAGCGCCGTCAACCGGCCGGGTCGCTGGCCCTGCCGCAGCCAGAGCCACAGCACGACCGCGACGGGCGCGGTGTACTCGATGAGCAGCGCGACCCCGACCTCCATGTGCGCCACCGCGGTGAAGTACGCCAGCTGGCACCCGGCGACGGCGAGCAGGCCGAACCCGACGAGCAGCCCGACGTTGCGCCGGACCGGGGCCCAGCGCCCGCGCAGCTGCCGCAGCGCGACCGGCACGAGCACCAGCGCCGCCAGCAGCACCCGGACCGCCACCGCCGCGGCCGCGGACCAGCCCGCGTCCATCAACCCTCTGGCCAGCGGACCGGAGAG
It contains:
- a CDS encoding EamA family transporter; this translates as MATLTHDSSARLTSGLGLAVVSAASFGLSGPLARGLMDAGWSAAAAVAVRVLLAALVLVPVALRQLRGRWAPVRRNVGLLVGFGLLAVAGCQLAYFTAVAHMEVGVALLIEYTAPVAVVLWLWLRQGQRPGRLTALGAVLGAAGLVLVLDVLSGADVSVVGVLWALGAMVGAASYFVLSSRDVEGLPAVVLAAGGLLVGGVTLLLAGAVGILPFTVSAAPVAFSGFVVAWWVPVLALGLVTAALAYVSGIAATRRLGSRLASFVALGEVLAALVFAWVLLAEAPSVVQLLGGLLILAGVVVVKAGEARTVTVPSVVPASVASAPAPPA